A window of Fictibacillus halophilus contains these coding sequences:
- a CDS encoding FtsW/RodA/SpoVE family cell cycle protein, protein METPNSKTFIDKLDYGILFILFLLSIISLMFIYSGQQSGQYNDNFVPKQIFWYTLSTILMLAIARLDFEQLKRMSWYFYGIVLFFIVMLIFAPESIAKPINGSKAWYQLPFLGSFQPSEFMKIALILVLSNIVESHNYQYIQRTIKSDLYLIYKIGLASLAPIIFVAIQPDSGMIMLYLSIILSIIFISGVSWKIILAVISLPSIVLTALIVIYFKFNDFFQTKLLVLLLPHQRSRINGWLNPFEYTDQGYQTKQAITAIGSGWYSGKGWMEGIMYVPEAHTDFIFSIIGEDTGFLGTSIVVSLFFLLIYKIVILGVKSNYSFGGYMCSGIIGLLSFQIFQNVGMNIGLLPVTGVTLPFLSYGGSSLLSNMMLMGIVLGVSVQTNRYMFEIDQ, encoded by the coding sequence ATGGAGACTCCCAACAGTAAAACATTTATAGATAAATTGGATTACGGAATTCTATTTATACTCTTCTTATTATCAATTATTAGCTTAATGTTCATCTATAGCGGCCAACAATCAGGTCAGTATAATGATAATTTTGTTCCAAAGCAGATATTTTGGTACACATTAAGTACCATTTTGATGTTAGCTATAGCGAGGCTTGATTTTGAGCAACTTAAAAGAATGTCTTGGTATTTCTATGGCATTGTTTTATTTTTTATTGTGATGTTAATTTTTGCACCAGAAAGTATTGCAAAGCCGATCAACGGTTCAAAAGCGTGGTATCAATTACCTTTCCTTGGCTCTTTTCAGCCTTCTGAATTTATGAAGATCGCTTTGATCTTAGTTCTCAGTAATATCGTTGAATCTCACAATTACCAATATATTCAGCGAACGATAAAATCGGATCTATATCTAATTTACAAAATAGGACTAGCAAGTTTAGCTCCTATTATCTTTGTCGCCATCCAGCCAGATTCAGGAATGATCATGCTCTACCTTTCCATCATTCTGTCCATCATATTCATATCAGGTGTAAGCTGGAAGATCATTTTGGCGGTTATCTCATTGCCATCTATCGTCTTGACAGCATTAATCGTCATCTATTTTAAATTTAATGACTTTTTTCAGACGAAACTGCTCGTCTTACTTCTTCCTCACCAACGAAGTAGGATAAACGGCTGGTTAAATCCGTTTGAATACACCGACCAAGGATACCAAACGAAACAAGCGATTACAGCGATCGGTTCAGGTTGGTATTCCGGTAAGGGATGGATGGAAGGAATCATGTATGTACCTGAAGCTCACACTGATTTTATCTTTTCCATTATTGGTGAAGACACAGGTTTTCTCGGTACATCCATCGTAGTAAGTCTATTCTTCTTATTAATCTATAAAATCGTAATATTAGGCGTAAAGTCTAATTACTCGTTTGGCGGGTATATGTGTTCTGGCATAATCGGACTTCTTTCGTTCCAGATTTTTCAGAATGTAGGCATGAATATTGGTTTGTTGCCGGTAACAGGGGTTACGCTCCCTTTTTTGAGTTATGGAGGCAGCTCACTTTTGTCTAATATGATGTTAATGGGGATTGTACTCGGAGTAAGTGTGCAGACGAATCGATATATGTTTGAGATTGATCAGTAA